Proteins from a single region of Acinonyx jubatus isolate Ajub_Pintada_27869175 chromosome D3, VMU_Ajub_asm_v1.0, whole genome shotgun sequence:
- the PTPN2 gene encoding tyrosine-protein phosphatase non-receptor type 2 isoform X4 translates to MECNDHSRVKLQNAENDYINASLVDIEEAKRSYILTQGPLPNTGCHFWLMVWQQKTKAVVMLNRVVEKESVKCAQYWPTKDDREMLFKETGFSVKFLSEDVKSYYTVHLLQLENINSGETRTISHFHYTTWPDFGVPESPASFLNFLFKVRESGSLNPEHGPAVIHCSAGIGRSGTFSLVDTCLVLMEKGDDINIKQLLLNMRKYRMGLIQTPDQLRFSYMTIIEGAKFIKGDSNIQKRWKELSKEDLCPAFDHSPTKIMTEKYNGNRIGLEEEKLTGDRYTGLSSKMQDTMEENSESILRKRIREDRKANTAQKVQQMKQRLNETERKRKRWLYWQPILTKMGFVSVILVGAFVGWTLLFQQNVL, encoded by the exons GGTCCACTTCCTAATACAGGTTGCCATTTCTGGCTCATGGTTTGGCAGCAAAAGACCAAGGCAGTTGTCATGCTAAACCGAGTTGTGGAGAAGGAATCG GTTAAATGTGCACAGTACTGGCCAACAAAAGATGACCGAGAGATGCTATTTAAAGAAACAGGATTCAGTGTGAAGTTCTTGTCAGAAGATGTGAAGTCATATTATACAGTACATCTACTGCAGTTAGAAAATATCAAT AGTGGTGAAACCAGAACAATATCTCACTTTCATTATACTACCTGGCCAGATTTTGGAGTCCCTGAATCACCAGCTTCATTTCTCAATTTCTTATTTAAAGTGAGAGAATCTGGTTCCCTGAATCCTGAACATGGGCCTGCAGTGATCCACTGTAGTGCAGGCATTGGGCGGTCAGGCACCTTTTCTCTAGTAGATACCTGTCTTGTTCTG ATGGAAAAAGGAGATGATATTAACATTAAACAACTGTTACTGAATATGAGAAAATATCGAATGGGACTTATTCAGACACCAGACCAACTCAGATTCTCATATATGACTATAATAGAAGGAGCAAAATTTATAAAGGGAGATTCAAATATACAG AAACGGTGGAAAGAACTCTCTAAGGAAGACTTATGTCCTGCTTTTGATCATTCACCAAccaaaataatgactgaaaaataCAATGGGAATAGAATAGgcctagaagaagaaaaactgacaGGTGACAGATACACAGGACTATCCTCTAAAATGCAGGATACCATGGAGGAGAACAGCGAGAG CATTCTACGGAAACGTATTCGAGAGGACAGAAAAGCTAACACGGCTCAGAAGGTGCAGCAGATGAAACAGAGGCTAAATGAGACTGAACGAAAAAGGAAAAGGTGGTTATATTGGCAACCTATTCTCACTAAGATGGGGTTTGTGTCAGTCATTTTGGTGGGCGCTTTTGTTGGCTGGACACTGTTGTTTCAGCAGAATGTCCTATAA
- the PTPN2 gene encoding tyrosine-protein phosphatase non-receptor type 2 isoform X5: MVWQQKTKAVVMLNRVVEKESVKCAQYWPTKDDREMLFKETGFSVKFLSEDVKSYYTVHLLQLENINSGETRTISHFHYTTWPDFGVPESPASFLNFLFKVRESGSLNPEHGPAVIHCSAGIGRSGTFSLVDTCLVLMEKGDDINIKQLLLNMRKYRMGLIQTPDQLRFSYMTIIEGAKFIKGDSNIQKRWKELSKEDLCPAFDHSPTKIMTEKYNGNRIGLEEEKLTGDRYTGLSSKMQDTMEENSESILRKRIREDRKANTAQKVQQMKQRLNETERKRKRWLYWQPILTKMGFVSVILVGAFVGWTLLFQQNVL; this comes from the exons ATGGTTTGGCAGCAAAAGACCAAGGCAGTTGTCATGCTAAACCGAGTTGTGGAGAAGGAATCG GTTAAATGTGCACAGTACTGGCCAACAAAAGATGACCGAGAGATGCTATTTAAAGAAACAGGATTCAGTGTGAAGTTCTTGTCAGAAGATGTGAAGTCATATTATACAGTACATCTACTGCAGTTAGAAAATATCAAT AGTGGTGAAACCAGAACAATATCTCACTTTCATTATACTACCTGGCCAGATTTTGGAGTCCCTGAATCACCAGCTTCATTTCTCAATTTCTTATTTAAAGTGAGAGAATCTGGTTCCCTGAATCCTGAACATGGGCCTGCAGTGATCCACTGTAGTGCAGGCATTGGGCGGTCAGGCACCTTTTCTCTAGTAGATACCTGTCTTGTTCTG ATGGAAAAAGGAGATGATATTAACATTAAACAACTGTTACTGAATATGAGAAAATATCGAATGGGACTTATTCAGACACCAGACCAACTCAGATTCTCATATATGACTATAATAGAAGGAGCAAAATTTATAAAGGGAGATTCAAATATACAG AAACGGTGGAAAGAACTCTCTAAGGAAGACTTATGTCCTGCTTTTGATCATTCACCAAccaaaataatgactgaaaaataCAATGGGAATAGAATAGgcctagaagaagaaaaactgacaGGTGACAGATACACAGGACTATCCTCTAAAATGCAGGATACCATGGAGGAGAACAGCGAGAG CATTCTACGGAAACGTATTCGAGAGGACAGAAAAGCTAACACGGCTCAGAAGGTGCAGCAGATGAAACAGAGGCTAAATGAGACTGAACGAAAAAGGAAAAGGTGGTTATATTGGCAACCTATTCTCACTAAGATGGGGTTTGTGTCAGTCATTTTGGTGGGCGCTTTTGTTGGCTGGACACTGTTGTTTCAGCAGAATGTCCTATAA